The DNA sequence AAAGCTTGGGAGAGCCGGAAGAGGGTGGCAACTCTGAACTGAGAAAGTGCTCTACACAATGAGGCATAAAACTAAGAGGGAACTGGATCTGTACACTCGGCTCTGCCATGTAGCTGGTGAGGAAtcccttctcttcccaccctGCGAAAGCTCTAAGCTAAGGAGCAACAGCCTCAAAGTCACCTGATGCTTGCTTGCTGCAATCCAAGCAACAAATACGGCAGCCAATGAATACATGGCTGTTGGACTGGTGTTGCCTGCATTCCTTGCTTCCTCACTCATCTCAATGGGATTTGCTCTGCAATGTGGATGATGGATCCATCAGGCTGCAGTCAGAATTTCTTCTACCCAATGTGCTccctctaaaaataaataaaactgcaatTACTAGAGCGAAGCTTCAGCCCCATCACAAGCCCCCTAAATCTGGGCAGTGCATTATTTGTATATCAGAATGGGAGAGGAACATGGGGGAGTGTCCTCCAACCGGCCCTTGTTCAGTGTCACAGAAGCACAGAGGAGGGCCTGTATCTCATGGGAGGGAGCATCAgctcagctgctttgcatgcagggagcCCCTAGCTCcaccccccagcatctccaatgaAAAAGTCCATTGGCAAtcactgttgtctacactgactggcaccaGAGGCTGTGCTTGGAGGATTATGGACAACTTTGCATCAAGCAAACTTCTCATCTCTTTTCCCACCCCAGTAAGTATAACACAGTCCAGCAGCACCCTGACTACTTCTGGGCAGAGTTCAGCAAGGTGAGGTGGCTAATGAGGATTGGAATAGAAGGCAAAGAAATTTCCGTATGGCTATTGTCCCTATTTCTAAAGAGCCCTTTTTCAGTGCTCCATGCTGGGACATTTAGGAAGGGACAATCATGTCATCGAAGAAGTGCACCGCCTCGCTTTGCTATTTCCAAACAGATTAGGAacatctatacacacacacacacaccagatcttGTTGGGCTCCAAATTCCCATGAGCTCCTGCTGCTGgcatggctaatagtcagggaaaatgagtgccacaggttcctcatctctgagATCAAAGGATCCACTAACAGGTGATGCGGGGATGGAAGGAGCTGCTTGAGACCCCGAGGAACCACTGGAGACAAGGCAGATGTATAAATAGGACAGATcttgtataaagcagcttttttgggggtttttttgttcctACATTTACATGGCAGCACCTCCGAGCATGTACAGAGCACTCTCCTCATTACTGTCAACTCAGGTCAGAGAGTGTGGCCTTTGCTCTTCCCCATTTGCCCTTTCTtacatttcaccccccccccccccagatctgctTCTCAGGCTTGCTGTTCAACACCCAGGAGATGACCCTTCTGAGAACAGGTTTTCCCCATCTCTTGCGTCTGAGCCAATATTTGTTCTGAGTGACTTTGGTACAAGCAGTCATTTCCTGCTGGTCACTGGGTCTggatggaggagggagaatgggGAAGGTTTCGCTGTTTGGTCAGTTAAGGAGTGGTGACTGCATAATATAATCAACACAAGAAATGAGTCTTTGGACTCCTTAAAGGCTCACCGCTTTATGGTGGCatcataaagcaggggtgggggaacatctgtggacctccagatgttgttggacaacaactcccatcagccccagccagaatggccaatggtcagggatggtgatgggacttgtagcgCCATGATCAAAGcgtttaaaattatgcatggcatggagaaaatggatagagaaagtTCTCACAAAAGTAGagctcatgggcatccaatgaaactAAACGCTAGAGGATTAGGACAGATAAAAATGTGCTTCTTCACACCACACATAGTTAaaatatggaactcactgccaaaGGATGCACTGATGTCCACCAtcctgaatggctttaaaaagaggattaggcaaattcgtgGAGTTTAAGGCtgtcaaaggctactagccaatATGACTATGCTCTGACGCCATGGTTtgtcggaggcagtaatgtttctgaatatccatcgctggaaaccacaggaagggagagtgctcttgtgttggggtcctgcttgagggtttcctgcAGACATCTTTGTGCAAGATGCACaaaccattacacacacacacacacacacacacacacaccccgactcAGAGAAAAAGAGTTGCAGGCAATGGTAGCTGAAGGTCCATGGGGAAGAAATGCCAGAGGTAGGAATATGGAACTGTCACATTTCCCTGCAGAGCACAAATGAACACAATAAGAAAAGCAGACCTTTTTTCAACAGTAGATGTTGGCGATGAATCCGTAGAGCAGGGAATGATTGCATTAATGCTGAAATGGGGACAGTCCTTTTCTGACGGGAGAAAGATAACCCCACTCTTGATTGAGTCTGCTCTGAATTGAATTTGCTGGCAAAATTTTTAGTCATCTCACTTTGGGCTAGACATAGATGAGACCTTTCGGCAGGTGCCTGTGAGGCAGATTCTTCTGTCTTTATACCGCCTCTTCACGGAGCAAAATTCTAGAAATGTAACAGTGTCATCAAAGTGAGAAAATGCCATGACGCCTTTAAGAACCAAATGTTCGAATGTGGCACTAGCACCTTTACAGGTCGTGTAGGCTGCACGCGTCGTCTGGCAGGAAGTGGCTAGTGGGCTTTTCTGATGTGGTCGAGGACCTGGGCAAGAAGAGGTGTCATGCTTCCTCTGCCTGCCATCGCTCCATTTCTCTGATGTCAGAGGGGTCAGCGCAGGCAGCCCGGGGCTCCGTAGCTGGGTGCTAAAAGGAACCTAGGAGGACAACGTTAAAAGGCAGCAAGTGGCCTTTGCGAAATGAAGAGGAAACTTCTCTAGAACCTGCTTAACACATTGCCAGAGTGGTATTCAAAGCTTCTTGACAGAAACTGGTCGTAGGCAGATGGCACCAATTGCTCATTCTGTTTGCTACGTATGACAATCGCTGCCTtcacaggaacagaggaagctccctcaggtgaagtcaaacccacactcagtattgcctgcactggctggcagcagctccccaaattttcagacagggagtcttttccaccctacctgcagatgctagggcaggcataggcaaactcggccctccagatgttcttggactacaactcccatcatccctagctaacaggaccagtggtcagggatgatgggagttgtagtcccaaaacacctggagggccgagtttgcctatgcctgtgctagggattgaacctaggaccttctgcatgcaaagcagctggtctatcactgagctatggcccttccccacatCAGACCTATGAAACTGAAGTCAGACAATAGGACTGGAGAAGAAGGAAGGCTTCCTTTGTCAAAGGACTCTTAAGCAGGGTGTCTTCACCCTCGTTATTTCCCAGCTGCTCTCAAGCATCCCTGTAGCAGGGGGTAGGCAACTGGGCAGTGCTtcaattggggagggggtgggaaggcaggagagccagtgtggtgtagtggttaagagcggtggactcataatctgttgaactgggttcacgtctccactcctccacatgcagctgctgggtgaccttgggctagtcacacttctctgaagtctctcggccccactcacctcacagagtgattgttgtgggggaggaaggaaaaggagaatgttagccgctttgagactccttcgggtagtgataaagcgggatatcaaatccaaactcctcctcctcctcctcctcctcctcctcctcctcctgcttcttcttcttcttcgaaacCCTCATACCCTACTTCCTGACTCCCTCCAGTTTTAGCAATAtctttcttacttacttacttattttgtatatcacccttagtctgaaaatcacagggcagttcacaacataaaaatgcaaaatgagaacacaaaatacagaataaaacaaaaagaagccaATCCAGAAGGATATCTTGGTTGATGGTATCTGAAGCCTCTGAGAGGACAACGAGAATTAACAGGGGCATGTTTCCCCTATCTCTCTCCTGACAAACGTCATCATAtagggcaaccaaagcagctTCTGTGCCAAACCCGGCCCTAAACCCCGACTGAAATAGATCTAGAAAATCATGTCACTCTGTAGCTTTTTTCCAAACAAGAGTTAAAGCAAACATCACAAAAAGGTAATGGAGACTGGCCCCCTCTGTCCACTCCATAGTCTCAGCACTGCTTCCAAACTTGAACACCTGTACCTTTTAAAAAGGTGTTTGGAGGGGCCATAGTCCAGTAGattagagcatgtgctttgcatgcagaaggtcccaggttcaatcccctgcaatcccagatagggctgggaaagactcttctCTGTctgagttggtagagcatgagactctttaatctcagggttgtgggtttgagccccaggtTGGGTAAAAGTtttctgcgttgcagggggttggactagatgacccttgtggtccttccagcactataattccatgattctgtgaaaccctggagagctactgctgccggtcagtgagCATTATATTAATTCACTTATGGAACTTGCAAACTGCCCTTCATTAAAACAGATCCCAGGCTGGTTCACAAAGATCATCTTAAGGCATCAATGCAACACAGTTAAACATTATGAAACCTACATCCAAAGCAAACTCATcgacatttcttttaaaaatcctcacAAAGAGGAAAGCAGAATGCTGTACAGCAGCCATTCATAACCCAAGGATCTTGAGCAGGCCAACTAAATCCCACCAAAGGCTGGGGTAAATTGTCCTGATGGTCTGACTAGATATAGGCCCATTTCCTCTGCTCCTAAAAATCTGTCGCTGGCCTTTGGCATATATTTGAAACGAAAAACAAAgctctcttcccctgccccagcCTGCCTGGGTAAACCAGTAGCAAAAGGCAGTCAAGGAGGAGCAAGATCACATACTTGTCTGTTTTCTCAACTGATCCTCCAGCAAGCAAAATGCAGGAGGAGGAATTCTGAGACACAATGGCCAGGTGAGTAAGTTTATGAGGCTGAGCTCTTCCCGATAATGCTTATCTCACCCCCATCCCACTGCCATGCTTCAAAGGGGTTTGCAAATATCCCCTAAGCCCCAGAGATCTCCCAGTGAAGtaatggggcagggggtggggtggggaagtggtGGCAGAGGATAAGCAGGCCCATGGTGCAAAGGCGGTCTCAATCTGACTCAGCCAAGATTGGGTCTGCATTTTACAAGCTAAAGCccaaggagggaggagaggagaattGATTCCCCCATCCCTGAAAAATTAAGTATGTTTGGGGCTTAGCCTGAGCCAGCATGCAGCCCAAAAAAGATTATGTgtagcctctgagcatgtgcactgTACCATTTCTACACACATTTCTGTCCATCCTAACAAGCAAGGGACATGATccgagttcaagggcacattccagccaggcaaaaacacttaagCAGGATGTGAACCTGGGCCAGTGAGGGGCATGACTTCAGAAGGCTAGATGGAAAGCTTCCCACTGCTGCTGTAGGGAGATGGAATGTGTCCGTTTGGAGTTAACAGGCATGAAGTGTGAGTGGGGCAGAGCAGCCCTCAGAAGAGATGTGCCCAGAAGGGTGAGACTCtgctagtctgttgcagcaaaattcAAAAGGAACattgtggcatcttaaaaacaCACCAGTTTCATTATGGAAGAGTGGCCACTTTTGTTCTCTGCATTAATGTTGTCCTCAGCTGGCAGAAGATGTATCTATGCCTGCATGGATAGATATAAGACCAGCCTTCtagaacctgttgccctccactGTTTGGAggacaactctcatcacccccagctagcatggccacaCTTCCAAAAGAGCCCTGGAAGTGTTTTGAGAGAGGTCTTGCTTGTTTCGTATGCTATATGCACACTTTTTATCCTGCTGACACTTTTGTCATCATTCAAATAGACTTTGCAGATTTTCGAATCCACACaaaacctgcccccctccccaaaataaatcTACGTACTTACTCAAGTGGGATAAGTGCACAGACAACCGCAGCTGCTTTGGGAAACAAAAACCCTCTTGCCTGCTTTGTGAAGGGCTGTGGTTCAATGGTTACAGTATCTGCTTTGCtggcagatggtcccaggttcaatcccctccccagaatctccaggtagggctagaaaaGATTCCTTCCTTGCTTGACAACCTGGGAAGccgctgccagtcattgtagacaatactgtactgagctagataagcCAATGCTGTGGTCCAGCTGGCCTATATTCTGGTGCCTCTGAATAACCATTGCTGGGGGTGATTTGGAGAGGCTCTTCTTGCCCTcctgtcctgtttgtgggctcctGGTTGTATCCTAGGCTTGTGAAAGCCTGGATGGCCTTttgctctgacccagcagggctctactTCAGACGTGGCGAGATAAAGCCCTGCTGCTTCGCTGAGCGAGCCCTGGACTACTGCCTTGACTTGCACCAAGAGACCAAGTCGCCGACGTGCTTTTCCTTTAAGCGAGGGGTGGCGGGAGAAGCTGACCTCGCCTAGCCGGAGTTGGACACCTTAACCTTGGAGGCTAGCGGGAGGATTCAAGGTGATCCCCTCCTCTGCCCCGACCGAGCGAGCCCGCTGCGGGGCTTCCCCGGCGTCGTAGTCGTGGTGGCCGCCCCTTGGGCTTTGCACCTGCCGCGAGGAAGGCGGCCCTGGCGGAGGCGGCCAAGGACTGCCCCTCGGCCGGCGGTTGGCTCGGCGGGAAGCCCATGCTAATGAGCCCGCGGGTTTATTGCACCTGCCCGGTCGACTCGCTTCGCCGGGACTCTCCGCTCGCCATGCCGCGCTCCTTCTTGGTCAAGAAGCCCTCCAGCACTCGCGTCCCCAACTACGGCCAGCTGGAGACGCGCCGCCAAGGTAAGAAAGGGTGAGGTGGTTTGTGCCCAGGGCGCGCGGCGCTTTGGAAAGCTGAGCGCGCTGCCCACGACGGGTCTGTTAACAGGATCCTTCAAGCTTTCCCTTCTCGTAGCTCTCCTCGAGCGCTTTTCTCTGTCCCGACCCCTTATAGAGCGGGCTgtctcccttccctctccacaTTTTTACCTCCGACCGGCTTCCTTTTGCGCTTCAAACTCCGAGCGTTgcgcttgtttactcagaaggcaGCTCCGTAGGGGCTTTGTCCCAATTATGCCCGTTTAGGATTGCGTGATGGGGTCGGGGATGAGTTTTTAGAGCCCTTTTTGCTGCTTAAAGTGCGCTTGGAAATAGAAAACTAATTTGCAGCACAAGCCTATACGTGTCTGctcggaagtaaatcccattgcgCTCAATGGCGTTGAGTCTCTAGTAAAGTGTGTTTCGGACTGTGGCCTTCGTTTTTACCCGGCGGCTGCTTTTTTCTTAGCGTGTTTGGGAGGGGGCCCGCGCGCGGTTTATAAAGGTGTTTGTTTCCCCTCACCCACCCCATCTGAGTTCTCAAGTATAATAAAAacattagggtttttttaaagttaatctAGCAGCGATTATTTCTCCATTCTATCTCACATTTCTATGTATGCAATTGCCATTATTCCTTGTCGAATGCAAAATGCCCATAGGCAGCTTGGAGGAAAAatatacagtttttaaaataatacaaacGAAACATCGTAGGCCAAACATCAACACCCAGACCTCACTCAACAAGAAAGCCTGAATAAATGCAACATTTAGGTTCAGAAAGAGGAATCTAAATCTACGAAATTAAAACCAACAGTGGAGAGAATATGCTAACTCCAGGACACTAAAAAGTGTTTATGCTGTAAATACTGTTAAACTgccaagattattttaaaaagaaaatgggtgGGGAGTGCCTAATATTTGCCCAGCCCCAGAAATCTGAAGAGTGGATGCCAGGGCAAAAGGAGGTTTCCCTTCTCCCTGCCAGACACACTTCAGTACATGCTTATATGAGAATGTCTACTTGGTGAGTTTCGGAGTCATTTATCTTGTACCTTTGTCACATCGAAATAGCTTCCCTGGGTGTGTGGTGTAGTTGACTACTGTACGTGGTGTCAAACGTGTCCACACAGCTTGTGGCACCAATTGGCAACTGAATGTGCTGCATTGTGCATAAATAAGATGCATGGAAAGGCTGGGGCACAATGTCACAGCATTGGTGTGAAAAACCTGTTGTGCtgtcatggggtggggtggggggctgttcCCAGTGTCCTCCTTGTGGTAAAGTGTGATGTGGCCTGGAGGGTAGGTTTCACTCAAACAGCAACTTTTCCAGGTTAGGTAGCCAGGGTCCCTCTACCCTTGCACTGAACCCTTTTGTACACAGATAAAGAATGCCAAGATTAGGAGGTGGcatgcagatattttaaaaatgccaagTGTTGCCTCTTTGGGACAGGATAGTATTTGCTTTATGGTATTCATAAGGgtgttgggacgcgggtggcactgtggtctaaaccacagagtctagggcttgctgattggaaggtcggcggtttgaatccctgtgacggggtgagctcccgttgctcggtccctgctcctgccaacctagcagttcgaaaacacgtcaaagtgcaagtagataaatagatactactccggcaggaaggtaagcagcgtttccgtgcgctgctctggctcgccagaagcagctgagtcatgctggccacatgactcgaaagctgtacgccagctcccttggccagtaaagcaagatgagcgctgcaaccccagagtcgtccgcaactggacccaacgatcaggggtccctttacctttattcataAGGGTAAGCTCAATAATCTTGTGAGCATCTTGGCACTTCAACGCAAGGCTCAAATATGGCTCCCCCACTCCCTTACACACTTCTTGGAAGATcgttttgcaaaataaaacttATTCTTAAATTAACCACTATGGCCAAATGGTTGCAACAGACAGCATCTCTCTGAATCCATTCTattatatgttttatttgttaaaaaataatgctTCCAGGTTAGCTTAGTGTCTGGTGTACTGATTCCAGTGCTTGATACATGGCACCGTGGGCAAATTGTGTTTCTGCGGTATTTGCACCCGTATGATGCATGTTTTACTGGAACTGTGTGTACACTGCATGTGCATATTGCAGTGTTATGAGAGCATAATGCAAAATGTTTGAGTGTGGCAGCCTTGAGGAGAGACTTCTATGCAATGGTTTATAATACCGGAAATGAGtttaattaaactatggaactcactaccacaagaagcagtgatggtcaacaacctagacagctttaaaacaggattagacaaattaatggaggaaggaaaggctgtcaatagctactagccatgatgactacagttggaagcagtaaagcttctgaataccagttactggaaaccacaggagtggagagggctcttgtgcttgaatcctgttgGTGGGTTTCATaggggcatctggatggccactgtgggaacaggatactggactagatgggccattggcctgatcctgcaggctcttcttatgttcttatgctactTAGTTAAAACCAActattttatttactttcctCCCCCATATCACCCTTCAGGAACAAAAATACAGtagattatatttttaaaaagaatttcaaTAAAACAATCGCAAATTATTAAAAACTAGCGatccaacagcaacaacccagaaTGATACAATCACAAGGGCCAGGCAACAAAGTCGGATCCAACAACACAATTTGTTTCTGTAAGCTAAGGTACAAAGAGGCCAGTCTGAAAAGTTCCATGTATGGAGCCTGCCTAACATTTCATGCCTGCCTGTTTGCCAGCCTAACATCCTTCTCTGGTGGGCATCTGAACAGGGAATGAACATTCTTCCAAAATATGCAGGGTAGGCATGTTGTCTGGTAGTGGCAAAGAGGCTTTTGAGGAACAATGGCTGCttgttatttacttgtttttgtgTGTCTCCCCGCAGAATTCAGTGGATTATGCCACTCCTGGAGAGGGGCAGCATTCCCCCTCCTCAGTCAAGATGGCACGCCTTGTCCGGCAGCCCCCTGTGAAGCTGGTAGCCTCTGGGACCACAGTTCCGCCATTGCCTGCTTGTCCCCGCCTCTCCCGCAGAGCAGCGAAGCCAAAGGGGAGCCCACATTGAGCTCCCAAGTGGGTTCAGGGAGCAGCCCTGGAGGCAGCTGGGGCTCTGCCACCCCTCTGCGTGATAACCAGAACAACCTCAATCTCCCGTTGGCATTCAGCCTGTTCCAAAGGAGGACTCCCAACCTGGGCAGCCCAGCAGAGGGAAATGGAGACAAACTGCAGGGGCCACAAGGCATAGCTGCCGACCCCCTGGAGACGTTTGAGTGTCCAGACTGCCGCAAGGCCTACAGCACCTTCTCAGGCCTGGCCCGACACAGGCAGCAGCGCTGCAAGCTGCAGGCGACCACAGCAAGGAAGTATTTCAACTGCAAGCACTGCGACAAGGAGTACGCCAGCCTGGGAGCCCTCAAGATGCACATCCGCACCCACACGCTGCCTTGCATGTGCAAGATCTGCGGTAAAGCCTTCTCCCGGCCTTGGCTGCTGCAGGGGCATATCCGGACACACACAGGTAGGGGGCGACCTCGAGGAAGGGGGCAAATGTGCATGGAAAAGAAGGGAGAGCAAAGTGGGGGGAAGTTTGGAGAACACTTGCATTTTGGTTTGGCTGGGTGGAACTGTTGGGCCCTCAAACTCTGCTGTGATAAACGTTGCCTCTGGTGTTGGAGCCAAGGAGGTTATATTTATTTCTTCTAtttgctatttattatttattgaatgtaaTTCCTCCCCAAGGACCCTAGGGCAGCACGCAGATAcactatttaaaaacaaagcagaaagattctaaagcagttaaaacattctgaaaacaattaaaactaaaaacagtttcagttaaaaatattttccaaaagCAATTGCAGTTAAAGACATTATTCCATCCAATGATCACAAGGTTGCCAGGAATACTATTTTTCAGCCTGCAAATGCCTTGGTATGTTTTCAAATTCTTCCTGAAAGTTAGTAATGATGGAGACAGCCGTACTTTactagggagggcattctacaacagaggaaccatcactgaaaagaccctgtcaTGGGTCAACACCAACAGGGCAGCCTCACCTGCCGGTTGTAGGATCCAAGTTGGTTGGCACTATATATAGGccaccctttcccccattttatcctcccagtAACCCTATAAGGAAGGCAAGAGTGAGTTGGTCTGTGATCCAAgctcacccaatgagcttcactAGGTCTCCACTGTCCTAGTCTGAGATTCTAACCATTCCACCAGCCTTCTCctgaaatgcactctgcacatgttcagagaggCACTCATCTTGTTAAGTCACCTGAACCAGTGCTCAGCTCTAGGTTTGTAAATGGGTTCTGGGCCTAAGCTGGAGTGAACCTCAACCTTAATTAAGCTCTGACTTAATTGGGATGGATAACTCTGGATGTTCTTTTTTCATAGCATTGTCCACCTATTTTCTCAGTGTGCAAGTGGAATTTGCTATACAAAGAAACACGTACAAGAGCCTTTGCCtcactgtttttaaaaattcttgtTAAATCGAACCTCCCCATCCAGAGGCagtgtacctctgaataccagctgctgggggaACAGACCACAACTATAAGCTGTTGCTACCAGGGCTTGCTTTGTCCCTCCACCACCTGGCTGGCTACTTCTGGGAACAGACTGTTAGGCTGGAGGgtcctttgctctgatccagcagggcactttTTATGATTCACTGGGCAGAAG is a window from the Lacerta agilis isolate rLacAgi1 chromosome 8, rLacAgi1.pri, whole genome shotgun sequence genome containing:
- the SNAI3 gene encoding zinc finger protein SNAI3, which encodes MLMSPRVYCTCPVDSLRRDSPLAMPRSFLVKKPSSTRVPNYGQLETRRQEFSGLCHSWRGAAFPLLSQDGTPCPAAPCEAGSLWDHSSAIACLSPPLPQSSEAKGEPTLSSQVGSGSSPGGSWGSATPLRDNQNNLNLPLAFSLFQRRTPNLGSPAEGNGDKLQGPQGIAADPLETFECPDCRKAYSTFSGLARHRQQRCKLQATTARKYFNCKHCDKEYASLGALKMHIRTHTLPCMCKICGKAFSRPWLLQGHIRTHTGEKPYACSHCSRAFADRSNLRAHLQTHSDIKKYQCHTCLKTFSRMSLLLRHEETACCPAAT